From the genome of Rhizobium indicum:
CGGTCACGTCGGTCGCGACGATCTCACGGGCGCCGAGGACGCGCGCCGCGACGATCGCCAACATCCCAATGGGGCCACAACCGGTGACCAGCACCCGTTTGCCGAGCAGCGATCCGGCGCGGTTTGCCGCATGCAGCGTCACCGCAAAGGGTTCGGCAAAGGCGGCCTCGTGAATGGAAATGCCGTCCGCGACCTTGTGGCATTGCCAACGCTCCGCCACCAGCCGCTGGCGAAAGCCACCCTGAATGTGCGGCATCGGCATGGCGCTGCCGTAAAACCGCATGTTGAGGCAGTGGTTTTGCTGCCCCTTCAGGCAATATTGGCAATGGTTGCACGGCCGGCTCGGAGAAACCGCAACACGGTCTCCCACAGTAAGGTCGGCGACGCCGGAACCGAGCGCCTTGACCGTGCCGGCGATCTCATGGCCGAGGATCATTGGTTCGCGCAGGCGAACGGTGCCGAAACCGCCATCATTGTAATAATGCAGGTCGGAACCGCAGATGCCGCCGGCTTCGATGGCAATCTCCACCTGCCCGGCACCGGCAACCTCCGGCTCGCGCTCTTCGATCCTGAGATCCTTGGCGGCATGAATGACGATGGCTTTCATATCGGGACCCTCACACGACGGGAGTTGGAAGCAAGCTACCTGCAAAATGCGCAGCGAGATTGTCTCTGACCAGTTGGCCCATGGCCTTGCGGGTCTCGACAGTGCCAGAGCCGTGATGGGGCTGCAACACGACATTTTGGAGGGTCAGGAAACGCGCATCGATCCGGGGTTCGTTCAGGAAGACATCAAGGCCCGCAGCCTGAATCGTGCGGTTTTGAAGGGCTGCGATCAGCGCCTCTTCGTCTACGGTCGTTCCGCGCGAGACATTGATCAAGATGCCGTTTGGCCCGAGTGCTTCAAGCACTTCAGCGTTGATGATCTTCATGGTCGCCTCCCCACCGGGGACGATGACGATCAGAAAATCGGCCCAACCGGCAAGCGCGATCAGGTCTGGCTCGTAGGTGTAGGCAACATCCTGGTGATCATGGCGGGCGAAATAGGAGATGTCGCAGCCGAAAGCGGCAGCCCTCTTGGCGATCGCCTTGCCGATCCGCCCCATGCCGGCGATCCCCACCTTCTTGCCCGAGACGCGTGTCACCAGCGGCATGGCGACACTGCCCCACTGGCCGGAGCGGACGAGAACATCTGCCTGCGGGACCTGCCTTGCCGTCGCAAGCAGCAGTCCGATGGCGATATCGGCGACATCTTCGGTGAGCACATCAGGCGTGTTGGTGACGCGAATGCCGTTCGCGCGGGCATAGGACAAGTCGATGGCGTCGGTGCCGACGCCATAACAGGAGACGATTTCCAGTTTCGGCAATTGCGCCATCAACTCTGCGGAGGCTCCGAGTTCGCCACGGGTCGCTATGGCGCGGATATCCTTGCCGACCCTTGATATCAGCTCCTGTCGGTCTGCCGCTTCCCACAAGCGATGGACGCGGTAGTTCGCCTCCAGATCCACCATGTCCCATTCCGGATAAGCTCCGGTCATCAAGATTTCTTCTTTAGGCATTCCGTTTCCATCCCGCATTTTGACAGTTGATTATGTTATCGATAACATATAATTCGGAAGAGGGATGTCAAGTGAGTTTCACCGTCAGCGGCAGTTGAAGCCGTCACCCGCGGCGAAACCGGAGGAGTGATTTGCATGAAGAACTTGTTCGATCTTACCGGACGGCGTGCCCTGATCACCGGCTCGAGCCAGGGGATCGGCTATGCGCTGGCCGAAGGCCTGGCGCAGTATGGCGCCGAAGTCATCATCAACGGCCGCACGCCCGAAAGCGTCAACCGCGCGGTCGAGAGCCTCAAGGATCAAGGCCTGTCTGCCCATGCGGCGATCTTCGACGTGACCAGCAAGGACGCTGCCAAAGCGGGTATCGACGCAATCGAAGCCGATATCGGGCCGCTCGACATCCTGATCAACAATGCCGGCATGCAGTTTCGCACGCCGCTGGAAGATTTCCCGGCGGACAAATGGGAACTGCTGCTGACCACCAATATTTCGAGCGTATTTTATGTCGGCCAGGCCGCGGCCAAACCCATGATCGCCCGCGGACAGGGCAAGATCATCAACATCGCCTCCGTTCAAAGCGAACTGGCGCGCCCTGGCATTGCTCCCTACACCGCGACCAAGGGCGCGGTGCGCAATCTGACCCGCGGCATGTGCGCCGACTGGGCCAAGTACGGCCTGCAGATCAACGCGATTGCGCCGGGCTATTTCAAGACGCCGCTCAATCAGGCGCTTGTCGACAATCCCGAGTTCTCGTCCTGGCTCGAGAAGCGAACGCCGGCCGGACGCTGGGGCAATGTCGAGGAACTGGTCGGCGCCGCCGTTTTCCTGTCGGGCCGGGGCTCGTCCTTCATCAACGGGCACACGCTCTATGTCGACGGCGGCATCACGACCTGCCTCTGATAGAGACGAGACCATGGATTTCGAGAAAAAGGCGCCACCTCTGGCCGTCGTCGTCATGGGCGTCAGCGGCTGCGGAAAATCTTCGGTTGGAGAGCATCTTGCCGCTCGAAACGGCCTGTTGTTTCAGGAGGGCGACCAACTCCACCCCGCTGGCAATGTTGAGAAGATGGCGCAGGGTATACCGCTGACCGACGACGACCGCCTGCCCTGGCTCGACCGGATCGGGGAGGAAATAAGGACCGCGCAAAAAGCATCGCGAGGGCTAGTGATTTCCTGTTCGGCGCTGAAGAGAAGCTATCGGGACAGGCTGAGGCAGGCGGCGGACGGGCGTCTGGCCTTTGTTTTCCTCGAAGGATCCCGCGACCTGTTGCTGTCGCGGATGCAGGCCCGCCAGGGCCATTTCATGCCCGCGACTTTGCTCGACAGCCAGTTGCAGACGCTGGAGCCGCCGACCGGTGAAGCTAATGTCGTGACGGTGGCGATCGACAATGCGTTGGATGATATCGTGGCACTGGCTTGCAAGGGACTGAGCGGCATGGCCGTCAAGGGAGGAGATTATCATGCAGGATGACTACAGAGCAGATGTCGCCGTCATCGGTGCCGGCATCATGGGAACGGCGATCGTCACCCGATTGATCGAAACCGGGCATAAGGTATCGGTCTTCGACCTGGATACCGAAAAAGTTGCGGCTTTGCAGGCCAAGGGGGCGCGCGCGGCCGGCTCCGTGGAGGAAGCGGTCTCATGGTCGGCGTTTTGCGTGCTCAGCCTCAATCACGCAAACATCGTCCGCGCCGTCGTCTTCGGCGAAAAGGGCGTTGCGGCGGCGGCGAATGCCGACAAGGTGCTGATCGATATGTCGTCGATCGACCCGGCCGACACGGCCGACATGGCGACGCGGCTGCGTCGAGAAACCGGCATGGCATGGGTGGATTGCCCGCTTTCCGGCGGCGTGCCGGGTGCGTTGAGCGGACGCCTGACGATCATGGCCGGCGGCAGCCCAGAGGATTTCGAACGGGCACGCGTGGTGATGCGGCATCTTGCCGCCAATTACACGCTGATGGGTGTATCCGGCGCGGGGCAGACCACGAAGCTGATCAATCAATTGTTTTGCGCCGTGCTGTTTCAGGCCGTCGCGGAGGCGGTCAAGCTCGCTGAAGCCGGCGGCGTCGATCCGGC
Proteins encoded in this window:
- a CDS encoding L-idonate 5-dehydrogenase, producing MKAIVIHAAKDLRIEEREPEVAGAGQVEIAIEAGGICGSDLHYYNDGGFGTVRLREPMILGHEIAGTVKALGSGVADLTVGDRVAVSPSRPCNHCQYCLKGQQNHCLNMRFYGSAMPMPHIQGGFRQRLVAERWQCHKVADGISIHEAAFAEPFAVTLHAANRAGSLLGKRVLVTGCGPIGMLAIVAARVLGAREIVATDVTDSVLAIARTSGADRTINVATHASDLAAYSAEKGYFDVMFEASGNERAVRAGLETLKPRAVLVQLGLGGDVSIPQNMIVAKEIEMRGTFRFHEEFALAVELINARRVDLKPLLTGVFGIEEAVAAFELAGDRSKSMKVQIAF
- a CDS encoding 2-hydroxyacid dehydrogenase; this encodes MPKEEILMTGAYPEWDMVDLEANYRVHRLWEAADRQELISRVGKDIRAIATRGELGASAELMAQLPKLEIVSCYGVGTDAIDLSYARANGIRVTNTPDVLTEDVADIAIGLLLATARQVPQADVLVRSGQWGSVAMPLVTRVSGKKVGIAGMGRIGKAIAKRAAAFGCDISYFARHDHQDVAYTYEPDLIALAGWADFLIVIVPGGEATMKIINAEVLEALGPNGILINVSRGTTVDEEALIAALQNRTIQAAGLDVFLNEPRIDARFLTLQNVVLQPHHGSGTVETRKAMGQLVRDNLAAHFAGSLLPTPVV
- a CDS encoding SDR family oxidoreductase, giving the protein MKNLFDLTGRRALITGSSQGIGYALAEGLAQYGAEVIINGRTPESVNRAVESLKDQGLSAHAAIFDVTSKDAAKAGIDAIEADIGPLDILINNAGMQFRTPLEDFPADKWELLLTTNISSVFYVGQAAAKPMIARGQGKIINIASVQSELARPGIAPYTATKGAVRNLTRGMCADWAKYGLQINAIAPGYFKTPLNQALVDNPEFSSWLEKRTPAGRWGNVEELVGAAVFLSGRGSSFINGHTLYVDGGITTCL
- a CDS encoding gluconokinase; protein product: MDFEKKAPPLAVVVMGVSGCGKSSVGEHLAARNGLLFQEGDQLHPAGNVEKMAQGIPLTDDDRLPWLDRIGEEIRTAQKASRGLVISCSALKRSYRDRLRQAADGRLAFVFLEGSRDLLLSRMQARQGHFMPATLLDSQLQTLEPPTGEANVVTVAIDNALDDIVALACKGLSGMAVKGGDYHAG
- a CDS encoding NAD(P)-dependent oxidoreductase translates to MQDDYRADVAVIGAGIMGTAIVTRLIETGHKVSVFDLDTEKVAALQAKGARAAGSVEEAVSWSAFCVLSLNHANIVRAVVFGEKGVAAAANADKVLIDMSSIDPADTADMATRLRRETGMAWVDCPLSGGVPGALSGRLTIMAGGSPEDFERARVVMRHLAANYTLMGVSGAGQTTKLINQLFCAVLFQAVAEAVKLAEAGGVDPAAIPAALAGGRADSRILQEFMAKFAARDFSPTGRIDNMLKDLDSLQAFTLKTKTPLPMTGSVVEIHRLLCAAGLGPKDSAEMMRLLDGFQAD